From Nocardia sp. NBC_00416:
CGGTTGATCGCGAACAGATCGGGGTACCCGATATCCCCGGTTGAGTCAGCGGCGAACGAATACGTTGTTTAGGCTGTTCATCGTGCGAGGAAGCGGGTCTCGCGGCGATACCCGAACGCGGGTACGGGCCGCGTCTGGTGTGGCGACGGCCATGGTCATGTCCCGGACCACCGGGGCGTTCTACGTCATGGGTGGTGTCCTGGGTCTTCTGGTGACCGCGGTCGCGCCCACCCAGGTGCTGTATCCGGGCGACGAGGGCCACCGGTGGCTGGTCGGTTCAGCCGCGGCGGTCGCCCTGTTGCTGGGGATAAGCCTGCTCGGGTGGGGACCCCGGATGCCGCACTGGTTGCACCACGGCTACGTCGCGATGGCGACCATTCTGGTGACCGTTGCCGTCCACTCGTTCCCCAACACCGTCGCGGCGATCACCCTGGCCTCGTTCTACGTGTTCGTGGCCTGCGACGCCGCGCTGTTCTTCGCCTGGTCGCAGGCCGCCGCGCATATCGCGCTGTGTATGGCGCTGTGCCTGTGGGTGCTGCCGACCCGGGCCGGGTTGCCCTGGTGGTCGGGTGTGATCCCGGCCGGGATCACCTTCGGGGTCGGCGTGGTGGTCGGCATCCTCACCCGGATGGCGTCGGAAGCCGATATCGACACCCTTACCGGGCTGCTGAACCGGCGCGGTTTCGACCGCGCGCTCAATGCCGCGATCGAACAGGCCGACCGCGCCGATCAGGCGCTGGCGCTGGTGCTGGTCGATCTGGACCGTTTCCAGAAGGTCAACGATCATCTCGGGCACCGGGCCGGTGACGCGGTGCTGCAGAAGGTCGCCGATACCTGGGTCGCGCTGCTCGCGCCCGGACAGCGTCTGGCCCGGTACGGCGGCGATGTCTTCGCCGCGCTGTTGCCCAACACCACCGAACAGGCCGCGATTCTGCTCACCGAGGAACTGCGCGCCGCGGTGAGTACCGGTTGTTCGGCGGGCGTCACCTCATGGCAGCCCGGTGAATCGGCGTCGCTGCTGGTCAGCCGGGCCGATGTGGGGCTGTACCGGGCCAAACAGGCGGGTCGCAACCGCACCGTGCTGGAATCGGGACACCGCACCCCGCTCGCCGTGGAACTGCGCGAAGCCATCGACAACGGCACCCTGGACGTGCACTATCAGCCGATCGTCAGCCTCGGAGACGGGGGCGAGAAGGCCGTCGGCGTGGAAGCGCTGCTGCGCTGGTCGTCGAGCGCGCAGCCCGATGTCACCACCGAGGGGCTGATCCGGGTCGCCGAGGAATACGACCTCATCGCCGATCTGGACGAACTGGTCCTGCGCCGGGCCTGTGCCGACGCCGCCCAGCTACAGGAGACCTTCGCCGCGCTCGAGTTGACGCTGAACGTGAACGTGAGCGGTCTGGAACTGGCGGAAACGGGCTACGCGGACAAGGTCGCCGGAATTCTGGAGAGCACCGGCTGGCCCGCGGATCAGTTGGTGCTCGAGGTGACCGAGACAGAGTTGGCCGCGGAATCGGATATGGCCATCGCGAATCTGCACACGCTGCGCGATCGCGGCGTACGCATCGCCATCGACGATTTCGGTACCGGCTACTCCTCGCTCAGCCGGTTGGCCACTCTGCCCAGCGACATCATCAAGGTCGATCAGTCGTTCGTGGCCGCCATCCGCTCCGATTCGCCGGCTCCGCCGCTGCTGGGGGTGATCGCGGCGCTGAGCAAATCGCTGGACCTCCAGGTCATCGCCGAGGGCGTCGAAACCGAGCACCAGGCCGCGGTGCTGACCGAACTCGGTTTCGCGCTGGCACAGGGCTACCACTACAGCGATTCGCATCCGGTGGCCGATCTGATCGGCGATATGAACAGCGGGCGGCTCGGTTCGATGGGCAATCGTGCGCTGGGCGGCGCCCCGGCCGACGAGAACGGATGGGTGCCGCTGTGACCCGTGCGGCGCGCCGGTGAGTAAACCGCTTGACCCGCGGTCGGGTAGCGCGAATGCTGAGCGCTATGCGACTGGTCTGCTACCGCTGTTGAGTTGAGCCCACGGGTCCCGGCCGGGAGATAGGACTACGCGCGCTGACCGTGCGCGCGATTCTGTTCGCCGGCACCGGCGACCTGATCCCGTACTACGCGCTGTACGCGTTGCTCTTCGCCGACCACGGCTTCGGGGCGGGGCAGATCTCGCTGCTGCTCGCTTTCTGGTCGGTCACGGCCTTCGTTTTCGAGGTGCCCTCGGGCGCGTGGGCCGATACCGTGTCCCGGCGCGGTCTGCTGATCCTGAGCGGCCTGCTGATGGCCGCCGGTTTCGTACTGTGGACGCTGGCCCCGTCCTTCGCGGGTTTCGCCCTCGGGTTCGTGCTGTGGGGCGTCGCCGGTTCGCTGCGCTCCGGGACGTTCGAGGCCCTGCTCTACGACGAACTGACCGCCCGAGGCGAATCTCGCGCCTACGCCCGGGTCATCGGGTATACCCGGTCGGGCAGTGAGACCAGCGCGGTGCTCGCGATTCTCGCCGCCACCCCGCTGTATCTGTGGGGTGGATACGAGCTGGTCGGCTGGGTGAGTGTGGGCTGCGCCGCACTGCACACCGGGCTGGCCTGGAGTCTGCCTGCGGCGCCGAAATCGGTCTCGGCCGCCGATGTCGCCGAATTCGAGGAGTCCGACGGAGACGCCACGACCCCGGCGGTGATCACGCCGAGCCCGCGGCCGTCGAGCGCCGGCCCGGCCGACGCCGAGGGCCCGGCTGCGCGGGACGAGGGATCGCTCCGGCGCTATGTCCACATGTTGCGCACCGGTGTCACCGAGGCTGTCCAGGTCAGGGTGGTCCGGCACGGGGTGGTGCTCGGCGCGCTGCTGTACGGGATCACGGCGTTCGACGAATACTTCGGCCTGGTCGCCGGCGAAGCGGGCGTCGCCACCTCGGTCGTGCCTGTGCTCGTGGGCGTGACGGTTCTCGGTTCACTGCTCGGTTCGCTGCTGGCCGGCCGTACGGAACGGATTCCCGCGCGGATGCTGGCCGCAGCGGTGGGGATGGCCGGTGTCCTGTTCGGGGCGGGCGCGCTGATCGCCGGTCTGGCGGTGCGCTGGCCGGGTGGGCTCTATGTGTGCACCGCGCTGGGGTTCGCCTCGATCGCCGCCGCCTACGGCATCGTGTACAACGCCTCGATCGTCGCCGAGGCCCGGCTGCAGGACGCCATCAGCGGACCCGCCCGGGCCACCGTGATGTCGGTTTCCGGCCTGCTGGAGGAACTGGTCTCCCTCGCCGTCTTCGGCTTCGTCGCGCTGGCGACGCTGTGGTTGTCGGTGTCGTCCGCGTTGGCTCTGCTGGGTATCGCATTGGTCGCGATGGCCGGTCTGACCCCGTCCTGGCTGCCACCGCGGCCGGATCGCGGCGCGTAGTCGTGCTGCGTCCGTGTCCACTCGGGATACGGTGCCCGGTCTGCTCGAGGTGACCGGGACGCGGACCGCACGCCGCCGTAGGGTTCCGATCATGGTTTCGCGTCGGTCGGGTCTGGGTTTCGGGCTGATGATCGGAGCCGGCGTCGCCGTGCAGGGGCGGATCAACGGTGAGCTGGGGGTGCGGCTGCAGGACGGGATCGCCGCGGCGGCGGTCAGCTTCGGCAGCGGATTCCTCCTGCTACTCGTGGCGGTGGCGCTGAGTCCGCGGCTGCGGAAGGGTCTGCGTGACGTCCGCGGGGCGCTCACTGCCGGCGAACTGCGGCCCTGGCAATTGCTCGGCGGACTGTGCGGGGCGATGTTCGTGGCGAGTCAATCGCTGACCGTGGCCGCGCTCGGGGTCACCGCGTTCACCGTCGCGGCGGTCTCGGGCCAATTGCTGAGCAGTCTGCTGGTGGACCGGCTGGGAGTGGGTCCCGGCGGTCGCACCCCGGTCACCGCGGCGCGGGCGGGCGGGGCGGTGCTGGCGGTGGCCGCGGTATTGCTGGCGGGGTCCGGGGAGTCGGGTCCGGTATCGCTGGACACATCGTCGTGGCTCGACGGTGTCGCCGTGCCGGTGCTGTTGGCGCTGCCGGCGTTGGCCGGGATCGGACTGGCGTGGCAGCAGGCGTGGAACGGCAGGATCGGCTCGGCGGGAAGTCCGTTCGCCGCGACGGTGATCAACTTCGCCGTCGGACTGCTGGGTCTGCTGATCGTCGAGGCAGTGGTCGTGGTCAGGGTCGGGCCGCCCGCCGGATTCCCGGCTCAGCCGTGGCTCTACCTGGGTGGTGCGATCGGGGTGCTGTTCATCGCGGCCGGGGTACTGGTGGTCCGCTGGATAGGCGTGTTGCTCATGGGGTTGAGCACTGTGGCGGGCCAGCTGTCCAGCTCGCTCGTACTCGATTGGGCGCTGCCCACCGGCGCGGACCTGTCTGCGGTGAAACTCGTCGGATGCGTGCTGACCTTCGCCGCGGTGCTGATCGCGGCGAGAGCTCCGGTTCCGGCCGAAAGGTGATCCGGTGGCCTGGCCGCGCCGGACACCGGAGATGCATCCGGTGTCCGGCGCGGTGAGGCTGGATGCCGCCCGGCTGTCAGCGTGTTGGGCGGAAGTTGCGCAGGCGCAGGCTGTTGCTCACCACGAAGACCGAGGAGAACGCCATAGCGGCGCCGGCCAGCATCGGGTTGAGCAGACCGGCCATGGCCAGCGGGATCATCGCCACGTTGTAGCCGAAGGCCCAGAACAGGTTGCCCTTGATCGTGCCCAGGGTGCGGCGCGCGAGCCGGATGGCGTCGGGGGCGGCGGTGAGATCACCGCGGACCAACGTCAGATCGGCCGCCTCGATGGCGATATCGGTACCGGTGCCGATGGCCAGGCCCAGATCGGCGCGGGCGAGCGCGGCGGCGTCGTTCACACCGTCGCCGACCATGGCGACGATCTTGCCCTCGCGTTGCAGGCGTTCGATCACCGCGACCTTGTCCTGCGGCAGCACCTCCGCGATCACCTCGTCGATCCCGACCTCGCGTGCGATGGCCGCCGCGGCGTTGGCGTTGTCGCCGGTCAGCATCACCGGGGTGAGACCGAGCCCGCGCAACCGGGAGATCGCTTCGGCGGAGGTCGGTTTCACGGTGTCCGCGACGACGAGCACACCGCGGGCGCGACCGTCCCAGCCGACCGCCACCGCGGTCCGGCCCTCGCTCTCGGCGGCGCGCATCGCCTCCTGGAGGTCGGCGTCCAAGTGCAGGGCGTAATCGGCGAGCAGGCCCGGGCGGCCGACGACGACCGCGTGCCCGTCGACGACACCCTCCACCCCGAGGCCGGCGCTGTTGCGGAAACCCTCGACCGGGAGCAGCCCCGCGGTCCTCGACCCGGGGCCCTCGGCCGTGGCACTGCTGGCGCCTTCGGCGATGGCACTGCTGGCGCCTTCGGCGATGGCACTGCTGGCGCCTTCGGCGATGGCACTGCTGGCGCCTTCGGCGATGGCACTGCTGGCGCCTTCGGCGGTGACACTGCTGGCGCCTTCGGCGATGGCCTTCGCGATCGGATGCTCGGAGGAATCCTCGAGCGACCCGGCCAGCCGCAGTACCTCGTCGGGGTTCTCGCCCGCCGCCGCGACCACGTCGAGCAGAGCCATTCGGCCGGTGGTCACGGTGCCGGTCTTGTCCAGCACCACCGTGTCCACCCGCCGGGTGGATTCCAGGACCTCCGGGCCCTTGATGAGGATGCCGAGCTGAGCCCCGCGCCCGGTGCCGACCATCAAGGCGGTCGGGGTCGCCAGACCGAGCGCGCACGGGCACGCGATGATCAGGACCGCCACCGCGGCCGTGAACGCGGCCGCCACCGAACCGCCCGTGCCGAGCCAGAATCCGAGGGTGGCCACCGCGAGCGCGATCACGATCGGCACGAAGACCCCGGAGATCCGGTCGGCCAATCGCTGGGCCGCGGCCTTTCCCGACTGCGCGTCCTCGACCAGTTTCGCCATCTGCGCGAGCTGGGTGTCCGCGCCGACCCGGGTGGCGCGGACGGTGATCCGGCCGCCCACGTTCACGGTGGCGCCGGCGACCGTATCGCCGGGACCGATCTCCACCGGCACGGATTCGCCGGTCAGCATGGAGACGTCGGCCGCGGACGATCCGTCCACGATCTCGCCGTCGGTGGCGATCTTCTCGCCCGGCCGGACCACGAAGAGGTCGCCGACGGTGAGCTGTTCGACCGGGATGCGCTGTTCGATCCGCGCGGTACCGTCGCCGGTCGGGCGCAACACCGAGACCTCTTTGGCGCCTAGTTCGAGCAGTGCCCGCAGCGCCGCGCCGGCGCGCCGCTTCGACCGCGCCTCGAAGTACCGTCCGGCGAGAATGAACGTGGTGACGCCCGCCGCGGCTTCGAGGTAGATGTTGCCGGCGCCGTCCATCCGGGTGGTGGTGAATTCGAACGGATGCGTCATTCCGGGCGTCCCGGCGGTTCCCCAGAACAGCGCGTAGAGCGACCAGCCGAAAGCGGCCAGGGTGCCGAGCGAGACCAGGGTGTCCATGGTCGCGGCGCCGTGCCGCAGGTTCGTCCAGGCCGCTCGGTGGAACGGCAACGCGCCCCAGACGACCACCGGCGCCGCCAGGGTGAGCGACAGCCACTGCCAATTCGTGAACTGTAGCGCCGGGATCATCGCCATGGCGATCACCGGAACGGTCAGGATCAGCGAGATCAGCAGCCGGGTGCGCAGTTGATCGGCCGGTTCGGCGGGTTCGGCAGTGGCCTTTTCCGCGGTGGGCGGCTCGGGCAGCGCGGCCGTGTAGCCGGCCTGCTCGACCACGGCGACCAGATCGGACGGTGCGAGAGCCTGCGGATACTGGACCCGCGCCTTCTCGGTGGCGTAGTTGACGGTCGCGGTGACGCCGTCGAGCCGGTTCAGTTTCTTCTCGATCCGATTGGCGCAGGACGCGCAGGTCATCCCGCCGATCGCCAGCTCCACCGACGTGGTCGGGGTCGGTGTGGCGTTGTCGGTCTGCGCGGTGCCGGGTGCGGTCTGTGTGGTCATCGTTGGCTCCGTCGGCCGCGGGTCAGTGCCCATGGCCGTGTCCGGTGGGTTCGGGGGTGGTCTGCGTGGTGGCCGGAGTGTGGCCGGTCCGGTTGTCGGCGGCGGCCTCGACGGGCACGGTGAACTCGGCCCGGTGCAGGGTCCCGGCATGGCGGAACTCGAAGAACAGCCGGTAATCAC
This genomic window contains:
- a CDS encoding putative bifunctional diguanylate cyclase/phosphodiesterase, yielding MSRTTGAFYVMGGVLGLLVTAVAPTQVLYPGDEGHRWLVGSAAAVALLLGISLLGWGPRMPHWLHHGYVAMATILVTVAVHSFPNTVAAITLASFYVFVACDAALFFAWSQAAAHIALCMALCLWVLPTRAGLPWWSGVIPAGITFGVGVVVGILTRMASEADIDTLTGLLNRRGFDRALNAAIEQADRADQALALVLVDLDRFQKVNDHLGHRAGDAVLQKVADTWVALLAPGQRLARYGGDVFAALLPNTTEQAAILLTEELRAAVSTGCSAGVTSWQPGESASLLVSRADVGLYRAKQAGRNRTVLESGHRTPLAVELREAIDNGTLDVHYQPIVSLGDGGEKAVGVEALLRWSSSAQPDVTTEGLIRVAEEYDLIADLDELVLRRACADAAQLQETFAALELTLNVNVSGLELAETGYADKVAGILESTGWPADQLVLEVTETELAAESDMAIANLHTLRDRGVRIAIDDFGTGYSSLSRLATLPSDIIKVDQSFVAAIRSDSPAPPLLGVIAALSKSLDLQVIAEGVETEHQAAVLTELGFALAQGYHYSDSHPVADLIGDMNSGRLGSMGNRALGGAPADENGWVPL
- a CDS encoding MFS transporter, translated to MRAILFAGTGDLIPYYALYALLFADHGFGAGQISLLLAFWSVTAFVFEVPSGAWADTVSRRGLLILSGLLMAAGFVLWTLAPSFAGFALGFVLWGVAGSLRSGTFEALLYDELTARGESRAYARVIGYTRSGSETSAVLAILAATPLYLWGGYELVGWVSVGCAALHTGLAWSLPAAPKSVSAADVAEFEESDGDATTPAVITPSPRPSSAGPADAEGPAARDEGSLRRYVHMLRTGVTEAVQVRVVRHGVVLGALLYGITAFDEYFGLVAGEAGVATSVVPVLVGVTVLGSLLGSLLAGRTERIPARMLAAAVGMAGVLFGAGALIAGLAVRWPGGLYVCTALGFASIAAAYGIVYNASIVAEARLQDAISGPARATVMSVSGLLEELVSLAVFGFVALATLWLSVSSALALLGIALVAMAGLTPSWLPPRPDRGA
- a CDS encoding DMT family transporter; amino-acid sequence: MVSRRSGLGFGLMIGAGVAVQGRINGELGVRLQDGIAAAAVSFGSGFLLLLVAVALSPRLRKGLRDVRGALTAGELRPWQLLGGLCGAMFVASQSLTVAALGVTAFTVAAVSGQLLSSLLVDRLGVGPGGRTPVTAARAGGAVLAVAAVLLAGSGESGPVSLDTSSWLDGVAVPVLLALPALAGIGLAWQQAWNGRIGSAGSPFAATVINFAVGLLGLLIVEAVVVVRVGPPAGFPAQPWLYLGGAIGVLFIAAGVLVVRWIGVLLMGLSTVAGQLSSSLVLDWALPTGADLSAVKLVGCVLTFAAVLIAARAPVPAER
- a CDS encoding heavy metal translocating P-type ATPase, whose product is MTTQTAPGTAQTDNATPTPTTSVELAIGGMTCASCANRIEKKLNRLDGVTATVNYATEKARVQYPQALAPSDLVAVVEQAGYTAALPEPPTAEKATAEPAEPADQLRTRLLISLILTVPVIAMAMIPALQFTNWQWLSLTLAAPVVVWGALPFHRAAWTNLRHGAATMDTLVSLGTLAAFGWSLYALFWGTAGTPGMTHPFEFTTTRMDGAGNIYLEAAAGVTTFILAGRYFEARSKRRAGAALRALLELGAKEVSVLRPTGDGTARIEQRIPVEQLTVGDLFVVRPGEKIATDGEIVDGSSAADVSMLTGESVPVEIGPGDTVAGATVNVGGRITVRATRVGADTQLAQMAKLVEDAQSGKAAAQRLADRISGVFVPIVIALAVATLGFWLGTGGSVAAAFTAAVAVLIIACPCALGLATPTALMVGTGRGAQLGILIKGPEVLESTRRVDTVVLDKTGTVTTGRMALLDVVAAAGENPDEVLRLAGSLEDSSEHPIAKAIAEGASSVTAEGASSAIAEGASSAIAEGASSAIAEGASSAIAEGASSATAEGPGSRTAGLLPVEGFRNSAGLGVEGVVDGHAVVVGRPGLLADYALHLDADLQEAMRAAESEGRTAVAVGWDGRARGVLVVADTVKPTSAEAISRLRGLGLTPVMLTGDNANAAAAIAREVGIDEVIAEVLPQDKVAVIERLQREGKIVAMVGDGVNDAAALARADLGLAIGTGTDIAIEAADLTLVRGDLTAAPDAIRLARRTLGTIKGNLFWAFGYNVAMIPLAMAGLLNPMLAGAAMAFSSVFVVSNSLRLRNFRPTR